In Drosophila simulans strain w501 chromosome 3R, Prin_Dsim_3.1, whole genome shotgun sequence, a single window of DNA contains:
- the LOC6729246 gene encoding nose resistant to fluoxetine protein 6, which yields MANIVGVIFLCGLAVISAGRVADEDVLSDFQRVRQLRGLALNFVGQVKDFDVKELSTVDSRVPSQEDMLCLSDLTALMTGLQSGQYWALKMLDSWGSIPSGLLTGNMFDLGNFDECLKINHGVSLGRTIQGKYCFLSVSPTQALGVQGSIIGSFKTATCLPASCSATQMNTFVSMVAKPLLNVSIPSLAMSISESSCQTSESVPWDGLTIFMIVILSLMGSLVALFTLWDYCLGKNQDQLPAIVKVFSARVNSRALFRIVEVNSSPNVIDCLHGIRCLSLMWVVFCHQYVMAALASNINIFHVISWEETPYASFILHGFFSVDSFFVLGGLLVALIPLRMMDRTKGKLNVPLMYLHRLIRIVPLLAIAIVMYLKLMPIVADGPRFGSGYSGKADCENGWYWTLLFVNNYTEEKCLGHTWYLSVDMQLFIISPIMLIALYKWGKKAAAGIFVLIVLLSGCLFATIMVNKYSLVLKHFSMDAQRDLYFATHTHATPWLTGFLFGYILHLNRGKKFQLSKVVAWSGWILCLAMIFTSIFALYPYAKWTGPELSTFAEASYYTLTRVGWCMALCWVIFACMNGYGGLANSFLSSPLWQPLSRLSYSVYMWHMFFQEINIRSMRTNSYFSNYTIMLNFWSTFGFAVLFAYVMHLVIEAPFGGLDYFLRPKQRTPPLVKQKSQIDDNGHNNLEELKVTTPAPAEN from the exons ATGGCTAACATAGTCGGAGTAATTTTCCTCTGCGGGCTTGCCGTCATCAGTGCCGGACGCGTGGCTGACGAGGATGTCCTGTCAGATTTCCAACGCGTCAGGCAACTCAGAGGACTTGCCCTTAATTTTGTTGGTCAAGTAAAGGATTTTGATGTTAAGGAATTAAGCACCGTGGACTCCCGAGTGCCAAGTCAGGAGGATATGCTGTGTCTAAGTGATTTGACTGCGCTTATGACTGGACTTCAAAGTGGCCAGTACTGGGCACTGAAAA TGCTCGATTCCTGGGGTTCCATACCATCTGGTCTACTTACGGGAAACATGTTCGACCTGGGAAACTTCGACGAGTGCCTCAAAATCAATCACGGAGTCAGCCTGGGCAGAACTATCCAGGGAAAGTACTGCTTTCTTTCAGTGTCTCCCACCCAAGCTCTGGGAGTCCAGGGCTCGATCATCGGGAGTTTTAAGACTGCCACTTGCCTACCGGCATCCTGCTCGGCAACTCAGATGAACACGTTTGTGAGTATGGTGGCGAAACCACTACTAAACGTCAGTATTCCCAGCTTGGCCATGAGTATCAGCGAATCCAGTTGTCAAACTAGTGAAAGTGTACCATGGGACGGACTCACCATTTTTATGAT AGTGATCTTATCGTTAATGGGCTCTTTAGTGGCTTTGTTTACCTTGTGGGACTACTGTCTGGGGAAGAATCAGG ACCAGCTTCCCGCCATTGTAAAAGTGTTTTCGGCCAGGGTCAATTCTCGTGCTCTCTTTCGCATTGTAGAGGTCAACTCTAGCCCAAATGTGATCGATTGCCTTCATGGAATTAGGTGCTTGTCGCTCATGTGGGTGGTCTTCTGCCATCAATATGTTATGGCAGCTCTAGCCTCAAATATCAACATTTTCCATGTCATATCG tGGGAGGAGACACCCTATGCCAGTTTTATTCTGCACGGCTTTTTCTCCGTGGATTCGTTTTTCGTCCTCGGCGGTCTATTGGTGGCTCTCATTCCGTTGCGTATGATGGATAG AACCAAAGGTAAACTGAACGTGCCTTTGATGTACCTACATCGCTTGATCCGCATAGTTCCCCTCTTGGCGATAGCCATTGTGATGTATTTGAAACTCATGCCCATCGTAGCTGACGGACCTCGATTTGGCAGTGGGTACTCTGGAAAAGCGGATTGCGAAAATGGTTGGTATTGGACTTTGCTCTTCGTGAATAACTACACCGAAGAAAAG TGTCTTGGTCATACTTGGTATCTGTCGGTGGACATGCAGCTGTTCATTATATCGCCGATCATGCTGATCGCGCTCTACAAGTGGGGAAAGAAAGCAGCTGCTGGCATTTTCGTCCTAATCGTTTTACTTTCCGGCTGTCTCTTCGCCACCATCATGGTCAACAAGTACTCCTTGGTGCTTAA GCATTTTTCAATGGATGCACAGAGGGATTTGTATTTTGCTACACATACCCATGCTACGCCTTGGCTGACAGGATTTCTATTTGGCTACATTCTACACTTGAACAGGGGAAAGAAGTTCCAGCTTAGCAAGGTAGTCGCTTGGTCAGGATGGATTCTTTGCCTGGCCATGATCTTCACCTCGATCTTTGCCCTCTACCCCTACGCCAAGTGGACCGGTCCAGAATTGTCCACCTTTGCGGAGGCTTCCTACTACACTCTCACTAGAGTGGGCTGGTGCATGGCCCTCTGCTGGGTGATCTTCGCTTGCATGAATGGATACGGAGGACTGGCCAATAGTTTCCTCTCCTCCCCGCTTTGGCAACCGCTCTCTAGACTATCCTATTCCGTTTACATGTGGCACATGTTCTTCCAGGAAATCAATATCAGAAGCATGCGAACGAATTCATATTTCTCGAACTACACCATT ATGCTCAACTTCTGGTCCACCTTTGGATTTGCCGTGCTGTTTGCTTATGTGATGCACTTAGTAATTGAGGCGCCTTTTGGTGGTCTCGATTACTTCCTGAGGCCAAAACAAAGAACTCCCCCTCTGGTTAAACAGAAATCCCAGATAGATGACAACGGACACAATAACCTCGAGGAGCTCAAAGTAACGACTCCAGCACCTGCTGAAAATTAG